The genomic interval CTGTTCCTCGCTCATCGGGCCGAGCGCGCCGAGCGTGCCGACCTGCTCGGAAAACTCTTGGTGCGACTCGAGCCCGACCACTCGCTGGATCTGCGCCGTGCGCCCGATGTGCGAGCGGCGTGCGCGCACGCGTACGGCAGCGCGGCCGGGGAGATGTGCGTGTCGCTGCCCGAACTCCTGGGCGTGCTCAGCGCCTACCAATGGCACCAGAAGGGTGTCGAGGTCGCCGCGTTGGGCGCACGCGTATTCCCCGATTACGGTGTCTTCTCGCCGATCCGCGGCGAGTACATCGATCTCGTCGCGCGGGCGCCGTGGCCGACGGGTGTCGCCGAGCCGCGCGTATTCGACCTCGGTACCGGCACCGGGGTACTCGCCGCCGTCCTCGCCCGGCGGGGCGCCCAGGTCGTCGCTACCGATATCAATCGCCGCGCGGTGGCGTGCGCCCGAACGAATTCGGACCGGCTCGGTCTGGCCGACCGGGTTCGGGTCGTCGAGGCCGACCTGTGGACGAGTGGGCGCGCGGACGTGGTCCTGTGCAACCCGCCCTGGATTCCCGCGCGGCCGACCTCGGACCTCGAACTCGGTGTGTACGACGCGGATTCCGGCATGCTGCATCGATTCCTGGACGGTCTCACCGAGCACCTCACGCCGCGGGGCGAGGGCTGGCTGGTGCTGTCCGACCTCGCGGAACATCTCGGACTGCGGACCCGCGCCGAGCTGCTGGCCCGCATCGACAACGCGGGACTACGCATCGTAGCCAGAGACGACACCTCCCCGCGCCACCCGCGCGCCGCCGACGTCACGGACCCGCTGCACGCGGCGCGGAGCCAGGAGGTCACCTCGCTGTGGCGGCTCGCCGCGCAGAACTAGGCGGCGGCGATCACTTCGATCTCCAGCAACCAGGCCGTGTCGAAGATCTCGGCGATCACGACGGTCAGGGCCGGCTGATGGTCGCCGAGGACGTCTTGACGGATCTTGGTGTTGACATCGGCCAGCGAACGCTCGCTCAGATAGGTCGTCACCTTCACGATATTGGTGGTGGCCATGCCCGCCTGCGAGAGCGTCGCCACGATATTGGCCCAGATGAGCCGGCATTGTTCCGCGGGATCGGTGGGCACGGCGCCGGACCGGTCCTCCGGGATCTGGCCGCTGACGAACAGCAGGCGGGTGGCCTCGGCCACCTCCAAGCCGTTGGTGTAGCCGCCGATCGGCGCGGGCACCGAATCCGAGTCGTGCGCAATCAGTTCCACGACGGGTGAGCCTAGGCGTCCGGGCCTGATCTCGAGGCGAACTCGACAGACCCGTGCATCCGGCCTCGGCGCGCCGCAGGCCGCTGGGTAGCATCTGGGTGCTCGGCGGGCGACGAGGAAACCGGTGCAATCCCGGTGCGGTCGCGCCACTGAAACAGCCAGACCCTCTGTGCTAACCCACCCCGCCAGCACGCTGGCTGCCGTCCTACCGGGACGAGCAGCAACCCACCATCGGGCGCGTAACCCGAGGAAGGCCGTCTCCTGTGATTCTGCTGCTGTCCACCTCCGACACCGACCTGCTCAGCGCCCGCGCCAGCGGCGCGGACTACCGCTGGGGCAATCCGGCCCGGTTGCTCGTCAGGGGGAGCGAAGCGACGGGGGGTGGTTCCGGGGCGAGCGAAGCGACGGGGGGTGGTTCCAGGGCGAGCGAAGCGACGGGAGGTAGTTCCGGCGACCTCTCGGATCTGCTCGAGGGGGCCGATCTGGTGATCGTGCGGATCCTCGGCGGCAAGCGCGCCTGGGAAGAC from Nocardia goodfellowii carries:
- a CDS encoding methyltransferase, encoding MPTIRWTENGSARTAPWHSENAAPPPAEVVVVDDRTTAKSAYRLARAGTGLLWRGDFHNARQLMRAMERLFDRRRRKAPVGDDPATLFLAHRAERAERADLLGKLLVRLEPDHSLDLRRAPDVRAACAHAYGSAAGEMCVSLPELLGVLSAYQWHQKGVEVAALGARVFPDYGVFSPIRGEYIDLVARAPWPTGVAEPRVFDLGTGTGVLAAVLARRGAQVVATDINRRAVACARTNSDRLGLADRVRVVEADLWTSGRADVVLCNPPWIPARPTSDLELGVYDADSGMLHRFLDGLTEHLTPRGEGWLVLSDLAEHLGLRTRAELLARIDNAGLRIVARDDTSPRHPRAADVTDPLHAARSQEVTSLWRLAAQN
- a CDS encoding RidA family protein; translated protein: MELIAHDSDSVPAPIGGYTNGLEVAEATRLLFVSGQIPEDRSGAVPTDPAEQCRLIWANIVATLSQAGMATTNIVKVTTYLSERSLADVNTKIRQDVLGDHQPALTVVIAEIFDTAWLLEIEVIAAA